A genomic stretch from Mesoplodon densirostris isolate mMesDen1 chromosome 3, mMesDen1 primary haplotype, whole genome shotgun sequence includes:
- the LOC132485937 gene encoding LOW QUALITY PROTEIN: dnaJ homolog subfamily C member 30, mitochondrial-like (The sequence of the model RefSeq protein was modified relative to this genomic sequence to represent the inferred CDS: inserted 1 base in 1 codon): MAAQRDVRWSRLLLWRLWQARGVPQNLGSGLGLKARTYSRSDGPYSRTALYELLGVPSTATQAQIKAAYYRQSFLYHXDRNAGSAEAAERFTRISQAYVVLGSTTLRRKYDRGLLSDEDLRGPGVRPSKTPAAEPDSPRTQPPASRTQGRGQASSGANRTMFDFDAFYQAHYGEQLERERRLRARREALRKQQEDRAKKGLRWDETRDTALFLALLTVFIIMGFRF; this comes from the exons ATGGCTGCCCAGCGCGATGTGAGGTGGTCGCGGCTATTACTGTGGAGGTTGTGGCAGGCCCGGGGGGTTCCACAAAACTTGGGATCGGGCCTGGGCCTAAAAGCGAGAACTTACTCCCGGAGCGACGGCCCGTACTCGCGCACGGCGCTCTATGAGCTGCTCGGCGTCCCCTCCACGGCCACGCAGGCGCAGATCAAGGCGGCTTACTACCGGCAGAGCTTTCTCTACC CGGACCGCAATGCCGGGAGCGCCGAGGCTGCCGAGCGCTTCACGCGCATCTCCCAGGCCTACGTGGTGCTGGGCAGTACCACCCTGCGTCGCAAGTATGACCGCGGCCTGCTCAGCGACGAGGACCTGCGCGGCCCCGGGGTCCGGCCCTCCAAGACGCCCGCCGCCGAGCCCGACTCGCCCCGCACCCAGCCGCCTGCCTCTCGGACCCAGGGCCGCGGTCAGGCCTCGTCGGGAGCCAACCGCACCATGTTCGACTTTGACGCCTTCTACCAGGCGCACTACGGCGAGCAGCTGGAGCGCGAGCGGCGCCTGAGGGCCCGGCGGGAGGCCCTTCGCAAGCAGCAGGAGGACCGGGCCAAGAAGGGCTTACGCTGGGACGAGACCCGAGACACGGCTTTATTCTTGGCTCTGCTCACAGTTTTCATCATCATGGGCTTTCGTTTTTAA